In Paenibacillus xylanilyticus, the genomic window GGATGGCTACAACTTTGCGAATGAAATGGGCTCCCTTATAATGCGGTATCCCCAGCAAACCAATGAAGTGATCTTCAATATGTTATGCAGTCATGATACACCTCGCCTGCTCTCTCGATGCGGTGAAGACAAACGCCGATTAAAACTGTCCGTTGTATTCCTGTTTACCTACATCGGTACGCCGTGTATCTTCTATGGAGATGAAGTAGGCATCAGCGGTGAAGGAGATCCCGATTGCCGCAAATGTATGGAATGGGACCCTGCCAAGCAAGATCGGGAGCTCTATGACTTCTACCGGCTGATGATTGATCTGCGCAAAAGCAATGAGGCTCTTCGCAAAGGGCGCTTCCGCTTCCTGAAAGCGGATCACAACGACCCCTGTATCGTATACGAGCGAATGGATGATCAGCTTCACTTTACCGTCTGGATGAATAATACGCCTGATGTACGCACCCTCTCTCACCCTATGGAGACCAGGGACTGGAGAGATGCGCTAACCGAAGACCTCGTTATTCCCACAGAGGGCATCATGAACATTAAACTCGATCCTTACGGTTATCGAATTCTATACAGACAGTTAGATCCTTCATAAAGGAATCTCCTAATTCATCAGATCCATGCACCTTTTCCTCGATCTGGTGTTTAGGAGGTTTTTTTATGATAATTGCTAAACCTTGGTCCCCTTGATATTACCATTGGCATCGACAGTGACTCTCCAGCGGGTGGAGTTGGGTCCTGTCAGTACAAGGTCGTTCACCAGTTGATAGACAGAACCGTTGTTGTCCTTAACCACATCGATCACGACGTTTTTTCCATTCGAAAAAGCGCTGGACCCGAATAAATATCGACCAGTAGCACTAGACGATACCAGCAGCACATTATCTTTGATAATGTTATTTTCCACAACCCGATTGGCATTATCAAAATGGACTGCCCACCAATTCCCATCATAGTTCATGCGATTGCCCGTTATGACGCTGTTTGATCCACGAATTTTTAGTGATGTGCCTTTACCCGAAATGGAATTGCTTGTGAATGTCACATGATCATTAATGCTGACCATCCGGTCAGGATTGGTCGTGACAAAACCAGGCTGAATGATATTGCCGGTGGCGACTACCCCATTACTCAAGTCCATAGCAATGCCTGCTTTGGCAATATAATTGCCTTTGATGATGATGTTTCCGTCTGCAATAATTCCCCAATGATTGCCATTAGGAATCACGATATTATCGGAGATAACGCCAATATCCATGCCTTCAATCCCGTTATTGGTTCTGGCCTCAATGGCTGCTGTAGGATTCGACCTTAAAATGCTATCAATATAATTGCCCTGAATCACAAAAATATGGTTGCTCTCATCATTTGGGTTGAATTGGGAAGGGAGAAAGGAGACAGAAACGACAGAGCTATTTCGAATATTACTGAAGAAGTTTGAAGTGACAAATGCGCCTCTAAAACCGATAAGCCCTACGCCAAATGCTGTTCCGATCACACTGTTATCATGGATATGGAGGCTCCGTGCCCCTGTCTCGCCACCTTCATTGTTACATGTAATGCCTCCACCTACTTTAGGCACATTGGACCCTTGCTGGCCCGCTGTAAACGTAGTATAGTCTGCATCGGTTGACAATACGGGTGTATGAAGATAGTTTGTCGTTACAAATACGTTCCAGGTTGCTTTAATGAGGATTCCGTCCCCCAAGTATCGGTAGCAGTCATTCTGGCTAATGATGACAAAGGCCAGATTGGTCCTCACTGCAATGGGCTCTTCACCCAAGTGGTGAAGCTTGTTGTTTCTAATGATAACATTTCTTGAAGGATTCTCCTGACTGGTTGAACCGTTCACACCGATGCCGTCCGTAAATTTGCTAATATCATTATTCTGCAATATGACATTGTTGGAATTCTCTACGTAAATACCTGTTCTTCCTTTGGCCCATCCAGCCTGAGTTGTACGCCTTAACGTTAGGCCACTTACTTCAATGTGGTTGCTGTTTTCGAAGCGTAAACCCTGATCCGAAACTTCCAATATGGCTCCCGGATGAGCTCTGATGGTTACCGCTTTTCCATAAAACGTATAAAACCATCCCGATTTTATGACTTTGTAGTGTCCTGGCGTGAATAGTAAGATATCACCTTCTTGCGCTGAGTCAAAAAAAGCTTTGATCTGTGCGGATTGGTCAGTTCCATCACCCGGAGCGAAGTTTCTAACGTCAATGATATTTCCAGGGATAGAAGATTCAACCGCTGCAATATTCCCCAAGATCTGACTAAACATTGCGTTCATCTTGAGTGGATCAAATGTTTCATTCCCACCCCATGCCTCCAGATTCGGATTATAAGTGGAGGTGAAATTAATATGATTGGCCATTTTACCAACTCTCTTTCATCCATTTTTCAACCTCATTCACTTCATTCGACCTCTACAGGGCATTCCAACATGGCTCCGGATTTATTCTGCAAAAAAAGCCACAGTACGATATATACTGCGGCTCCGTGGTTTGGTCATTATTTTGTATTTTCAACAGTAATGCTGCGATAAATGTCCATGTATTCATCAGCCGAAACATCCCAGCTGTAATCCCCGTTCATGCCATTTTTCACAATCTTCTTCCAGTGGTCGGGCTCGCGATACAACTTCTCTGCACGACGGATCGTATTCATCATGTCATGTGCGTTAAAGCTGGTAAACGAGAAGCCGTTCCCTTCACCGCTGAACTCATTGTATGCCTGCACAGTATCGTTAAGACCACCCGTTTCACGGACAAGCGGCACACTGCCATACCGGAGTGCTAACAGCTGACTTATACCGCACGGTTCAAACTTGGAAGGCATGAGAAATATATCACTTCCTGCATAGAAACGACGGGATAATCCATCGTTGAACTTGATTTGGGCTGACATTTTCAGTGGATAACGATAGGACGCCTCCCGGAACCAATGCTCGTAGGCAGGATCCCCGGTTCCCAATACGGCGAACTGGATGTCATCATAATACAACAGCTCATCCAATATGCGACAAACGAGATCAAGTCCTTTAGAGTCAACAAGTCGGGTAACCATGACCATCAATGGTGCGTCTGGACGGACAGGCAGCCCGAGCTCTTTCTGCAGCTCAATCTTATTCTCCGTTTTCTTGGAAAGGCTTGTTCTGTACTTCACCGGGATTTTGTTATCCGTCGCCGGGTTGTAACTCTTGGTATCAATACCATTCACAATTCCGGTAAAACGTTCTCCAAGCGAGCTAAGCAAACCGTCCAAACCATAGCCGTAATAGGAAGT contains:
- a CDS encoding right-handed parallel beta-helix repeat-containing protein; this translates as MANHINFTSTYNPNLEAWGGNETFDPLKMNAMFSQILGNIAAVESSIPGNIIDVRNFAPGDGTDQSAQIKAFFDSAQEGDILLFTPGHYKVIKSGWFYTFYGKAVTIRAHPGAILEVSDQGLRFENSNHIEVSGLTLRRTTQAGWAKGRTGIYVENSNNVILQNNDISKFTDGIGVNGSTSQENPSRNVIIRNNKLHHLGEEPIAVRTNLAFVIISQNDCYRYLGDGILIKATWNVFVTTNYLHTPVLSTDADYTTFTAGQQGSNVPKVGGGITCNNEGGETGARSLHIHDNSVIGTAFGVGLIGFRGAFVTSNFFSNIRNSSVVSVSFLPSQFNPNDESNHIFVIQGNYIDSILRSNPTAAIEARTNNGIEGMDIGVISDNIVIPNGNHWGIIADGNIIIKGNYIAKAGIAMDLSNGVVATGNIIQPGFVTTNPDRMVSINDHVTFTSNSISGKGTSLKIRGSNSVITGNRMNYDGNWWAVHFDNANRVVENNIIKDNVLLVSSSATGRYLFGSSAFSNGKNVVIDVVKDNNGSVYQLVNDLVLTGPNSTRWRVTVDANGNIKGTKV
- the glgA gene encoding glycogen synthase GlgA: MKLLFAAAEGHPFIKTGGLADVIGALPQALKKAGADVRVILPKYKGIPDEYKEAMKPVIVTDVPLGWRRQYCGIEMLVHDGIPIYFVDNEYYFGRDGVYGYMDDGERFAFFNRAVLEVLPLLDFKPDVLHSHDWHAGMIPLLLQAHYAHEPFYSEIRTVFTIHNLLYQGVFPHSLFSDLLELDDRYFTMDGAEYYGNVNFLKSGIVYSDHVTTVSPTYAQEVKTSYYGYGLDGLLSSLGERFTGIVNGIDTKSYNPATDNKIPVKYRTSLSKKTENKIELQKELGLPVRPDAPLMVMVTRLVDSKGLDLVCRILDELLYYDDIQFAVLGTGDPAYEHWFREASYRYPLKMSAQIKFNDGLSRRFYAGSDIFLMPSKFEPCGISQLLALRYGSVPLVRETGGLNDTVQAYNEFSGEGNGFSFTSFNAHDMMNTIRRAEKLYREPDHWKKIVKNGMNGDYSWDVSADEYMDIYRSITVENTK